TGTGGCGAGCCTACTCCAGCACCACCCCGCCGCACGTGGCCATGACCAGTAAAGGATTGGAGATAAACTACATGAGAGCGATGGTGGATTTACTGCTGCATGTTTTGGTGCCATCTCCTCACTTGGAAACCCGCAGTGGCCGATTCGTTGTCGGCGAGCTCATCACTTGCAACGTTATGCTTCCACTGATCGATAAACTGTCCGACCCTGACTGGTTAAACCTATTAGTAATCGCGTTATTTGGAAAACACAGCTTGCAAGTGGATGGTACTGAAGAAAATCCAATCCCTCCTTTGCCTACTCTTGAATCCGAACCCTCTCTCACTGAAACTACACTAGAACAacagcaaagtacagatacggagGCGGTAACTGATAAACAAGTGCCCAGTAATGCAGAGATGACGCCTACACCAGTGATCCCGACATATTTTGAAATGGATGACTTGGATAGCATGCAAAACACAGAAGATGCCGATGACGAGCCGGCGCAACCCTTTTTGAGGCATTTTCTGAGAGGAAGTAAATCTAATCCATTTTACCAAGAAACCGATTCAGATTTGGACTCACCGTTAACTGATTATCAACAGAGCTCCTTAGATTCGTTGGTTATGATCGGTCAAGATGATGGAATGAGCGACAAGCAGAAAGAAGGTGCTAAAAACGACGTGCTTGACTTAGAAGATGTTTATTCCAATGACAGCTTATGCCCTAAAGTTTTGGTGAATTCGCAGCCTGTAGAAAACAGAAATGGTTGTTTAATATTGAAAACAGAAGGCACAACCAGCAACATCCCGGATATGGAGAAGGAAGGTCTCGTACCACCGTTTAACCCAAGCAGAGAGCTCCTTATAGGGGTGGAGCAGACTGGATTGACGAGCCCGAACGAGCTGACCGCAGTGAGTCCGTCCCAGATGACCTCTCCCCTCGCCCTGTTCAGTTTCGAGCCACTGAGTAGCCCAGAAGGACCTGTGATCATCCAGAACCTGCGCATAACCGGCACCATCACAGCCAAAGAGCACCGCGGCACCGGGTCACACCCCTACACCCTCTACACCATCAAAGTAATGCtcatattttacactttaaactgaAGAATAATATGATATCTggaatttaaatgtgcactgtgtaacttttctggtcgaaGTTAAGGCTTtgaacttgtctatctccagggagacaataAGGTGGCAAGACCAGGTTTTAAGTTACATGTCAAATCTTTGGAGAAGCGACCCCTCTCACAGTGAAATAGATGCATCAACGTATTTTTGAGcttaacaaaatgaaacaaatgttgaatatgtttaatgtctcAGGCCTACTGCAAAGCATTCTAGGCAAATCGATATAATCTCCAtgataagaaaagttacacagtgcaccttttaataatTACCTTATCTGACTTTCACAAAAATGTATCTCATTCATAAATCTAGTTAAATGTAATAACGTAGTTTATAAAGCAGAGATAAGTGTCTGTGGGTCAAAAGTTGGATATACATTTTGTGCTTAAGCTAATATTTTCAGCATAAAAATATTGGAGCTTTTGAAGAGAGAGCTGTTtgatatttcttttaaaaaaaacaaggaagGAACACATTGTAATGGCTATACAACTACcagtatatattatttatttagcctCTGGAATTTTAAGGAAATGAACAAACAGCATGTTTTATTAGCACATTTTGTATTCAGCATAACAAATACAAGtactctttttttatttattgttattattttttttacatgtgttaTATTTTAGTATGAGACAGCGATGGGTTGTGAAAACCAGGACGGCATACAATCAGTCACTGAAGAGGCAGAAGCACAGGCCGGCTCTGAAAATCCCACAGCGGTTCAACAGATCGCCTACCACATGGTCAACAGGAGATACAGCGAGTTTCTGAACCTACAAACGAGACTGGAGGAGAGGGCCGACCTGAGGAAGCTCATCAAAGGTATAAGAATACGCGAGTGTCAAATGAGGCTGGACAGTTAATCCGATTTCAAGATCGACattcagttattttttattttctattatatGCATGCTATGGTCTGTTTAATGAAGAGGTCAACTGTCAGTCTTCTGTAAAAGAAAGTTATTTGGAGCAGAATGCAGAAGTTGGGTGTCTATCTTGCTTATATTTAAGAAATAAATGCTTAAAGATGCTTTTTGGTTTTGAAAAGAACCAAAAATCAAGATTGATCAATATTAGGTAGAAAAATAATGcttatgttttttgctgttaaTGTATAACCTAAACTTGTATTTAATCACAACATATTGACATTTCAGGGGTGAAGGGCCCTAAGAAAATATTCCCCGACATGCCCTTTGGAAACATGGACAGTGATAAGATTGAAGCCAGGAAAGGATTACTGGAGACGTTTTTGAAAGTTTGTACATTTTTCGTAATTTCACAGGattgttatgttttttgaatattacattgttttttttgttttttgttttttacagcaaCTCTGCGCCATCCCTGAAATAGCCAACAGCGAGGAGatgcaggagtttctggctCTAAACACAGATGCGAGAATTGCCTTTGTGAAAAAGCCTTTTATTACATCCCGGATTGACAAGGTTATTTATCGCTGCAGTATTTTCTCTTGCTTAATCATCCCACTGTTCATAACCCAATGGCTGTATGTTTATAGATTGTGGTAAATGCCATTGTGGACACACTTAAGACCGCCTTCCCTCGCTCTGAACCGCAGAGTCCCACAGACGACACCGATGAGCTGGACGGTGTGAGAATGGCAACGGAcaagaaaaacaagtaaaagtccAGACACATGACTTTACTACGAAAAGATTAGTTTTTAAAATGCGATGATTGGTCTTCTTGCATGTTAAAACCAAGCATATGTTTATGTTCTTCCTTTTTCGTGTAAATTCCCAGGTCTCGTTTGAAATTTGCAACTAAAAACGTCCCCATTATGAACGGCTCAGATGTCAGACCTCCTCTCTTCAGTGTTGATCAGAATGGAAATGCAAGTTTTTTTATCCACACACAAATTCCTACTTTTGTATTATATTGGTTTAAATTCTccttttatgttgttttacagGTTTTCAATGGGATGACGTTGGGAGATCTGGAAGCCTTTATCAATGATCGGGAGAAACTGGCCTTAAGACAAGACTCGTACACGTCCGACAGCCCCATAATCACAGAAATTACACCTTATTCAAGCAACGAGACTAGACCCAAGCCCGATGAACCCGGTAAGAACAGAATATCAGGTCTTTGTGTTTAATGGAATGTATCAAACAAGTTTAATTGCAGCCAACTGTGAAGCTAAATCTTAATCTCCAGTTTTAGCCCTTAATGCTTATGTAACTAATCCTGATTTTTCTGCCTTGATTTCCTGTGTCTGACCAACCACATGACTCACTGCCCACTCTGTCGCCAAACTTCCTCTGAGACTTAACACAGTCAGTTTCTCTTCACATCCACCCCCCATCTGAGCTGttaatttaacatattttacatgTCAACACAAAAAACGaagattaatattatttttatagacaaataaataaaggggCAATGTCAGATACTCCATAGCAACAAGCTTAAAAGTCCAAAatgtttcataaa
This Periophthalmus magnuspinnatus isolate fPerMag1 chromosome 13, fPerMag1.2.pri, whole genome shotgun sequence DNA region includes the following protein-coding sequences:
- the LOC117380393 gene encoding sorting nexin-19-like, producing MAEVLGQKSLLGVCVLVAWLVLFHLLVNIWLLCVFTSLLVVLGGWLGSQAALDSNTVLHLERFITMEQISPSEEDEEQLDQEIHNTVRKIIRDFVTSWYSTVSAEKHFESDVHDAMIYVAMELKRRARQVDRKELTQRILDVFGCHLQDFIKAKQIVPQQQRSVKWDSERVWRAYSSTTPPHVAMTSKGLEINYMRAMVDLLLHVLVPSPHLETRSGRFVVGELITCNVMLPLIDKLSDPDWLNLLVIALFGKHSLQVDGTEENPIPPLPTLESEPSLTETTLEQQQSTDTEAVTDKQVPSNAEMTPTPVIPTYFEMDDLDSMQNTEDADDEPAQPFLRHFLRGSKSNPFYQETDSDLDSPLTDYQQSSLDSLVMIGQDDGMSDKQKEGAKNDVLDLEDVYSNDSLCPKVLVNSQPVENRNGCLILKTEGTTSNIPDMEKEGLVPPFNPSRELLIGVEQTGLTSPNELTAVSPSQMTSPLALFSFEPLSSPEGPVIIQNLRITGTITAKEHRGTGSHPYTLYTIKYETAMGCENQDGIQSVTEEAEAQAGSENPTAVQQIAYHMVNRRYSEFLNLQTRLEERADLRKLIKGVKGPKKIFPDMPFGNMDSDKIEARKGLLETFLKQLCAIPEIANSEEMQEFLALNTDARIAFVKKPFITSRIDKIVVNAIVDTLKTAFPRSEPQSPTDDTDELDGVRMATDKKNKSRLKFATKNVPIMNGSDVRPPLFSVDQNGNVFNGMTLGDLEAFINDREKLALRQDSYTSDSPIITEITPYSSNETRPKPDEPVSETALAEVTLNILCLLMRDQWSWLCTENIQRTIRLLFGTLLNRFLDVSVANLLCTRYWAMYLQVIQEAVWPGGTLPTAPEVIRSQQQKDDTKQEALQCLMQLLPDLISDVLGSDKYKLSWENALDSLQDPYINRHLVYCIFDLLLEFLVPETSEEDFQKSLLQSLSKVPEKIQA